The Candidatus Bealeia paramacronuclearis DNA window GGCGCATGCGGTGCTGATGAAGGATGAAGATCTGCCTTTGGCGGAAGCTGAGAGGAATCGTGTGGTTGAGTAAGCGTGTCCGTATTCAATACCTGGCACCTCGACGTCGTAGCCACTCTTGATGAGGCCGAACTCTTGCAAGAAGAGATGATTGCGAGAAGGTGTCGATAACATCTTCACCGGTACCGTTCGATACACGAGCACGTCTTCCATGAACTTCGCTGTGATCGTAGAGCGTGTAATTGTCCCGTGAGTTCGTCTGCTCAAGACGTGTTGCGGGAGCCAGATAATGCCACGGGTCCCAAGAAATACCTTATTGTTTTAGCACGTGCGAGCTTGGAGCCGTACGTACGCGGCACGAAAGATGGCGAGTTGCTCTTCCCGGCACGCTTCCCGCAGTCGGTTGTTGATTGCTGTGTGCAAGCTACTCATGAGCGAGTACGCGTTTGCAGGTCAGTATCAACAGCGGCCAGCACCGCAGAAGGTGGCTCAAACACCAAGACTGCGGTCTGGTCAAGTCTGCCGCTGTGCGCTTTCAAGATGATCGTGACGTCTGTGGATACCGCACTCACAACACACGAGAGCAGCAGCTTTCAGCAGCCACATCTTGGGGTCTTCCATACGATGGTGAGTCGCATCTGATGCTCTTGAGCCCTGCGAAAGCGCGGTTGCCGTTTGAAGAGCTGATGGAGCAGATCCGACGCATGGCGATTGATTGCACCGAGAACATCCTGAATATCCAAAACGCTCCGCACACAATCAAGCCCGAGTACAAGACGAGTCTTTATTTGGGGAACGTGCAACTCAAGGACAACCGCCTATCTCTGTTTCTGATAAAGATGCGCCTCGTGTGCGCGTTGAGGGCTTTCGTGCCACGGCTCCAAGCTCATCAAAGTAAAACAATAAGGTATTTCGGGACCCCGTGGCATTATCTGGCTCCCGCAAACACGGTCTTGAGCAGACGAACTCACGGGACAATTACACGCTCTACGATCACAGCCAGAAGTTCATGGAAGACGTGCTCGTGTATCTGAACGGTACCGGTGAAGATGTTGTCGACACCTTCTCGCAATCTATCCTCTTCTTTAAAAGAGTTCGCCCCGTCAAGAGGTAGCTACGACGTCGAGGTGCCGGAGTATTGAATACGGACACGCTTACTCAACCACATCGATTCCTCTCAGCCTCCAAAGCTTCCAGATCTTCATCCTTCATCAGCACCGCATGCGCCTCTTTTGCAACCCTCGATGACGGTTTGCCATCAGAGAGAGTCGAGGCCAGACTTGATACGCCAGAATTTTGCCCAGCTCAAAGACACGGATTTTTTACTCATTGCCAAACAAATGCCTTTCGCAATGCGCCTGTAACAAAAACTCACGGATCTTTGTGCCCGCAACAAAACAATAGATTCTGCATAAGAAAACTGACACAGACAAACTCCTGCTCATCACATGTTAAATAATTTCGCTTCTCCATACAGGCTATAATCACATCAATAGCAGCCAAGCAGGATCCCCAATATAAACGCCAGATAAATCTTCTCAAAAGACTCTTTCAACAATATTCTCTCCAAAATCATCCCATACTGCATTCGGATTTGATGTCGTGGCCTGAGCATAAGAAAGCCACAACTGCCTCCAGTGTGAAAAAATGATAAACAATCTTTTTCCATGCAAGCGTAATAATCAGTGATCCATAACGTATTGTTCATCAGAAGAATACAACCACTCTTCCGGCTCTTCCCCGCACGGATCATGTCCTAACGGTTTATAAAACTCTGCAACCACCATCGGGGGCAAAATCTCGTTAGAATTGCCAAAATGATAGTTCTCATTCATCGTGTTGTAAGGCGCAACCAGATAACCACTCCCAATTTCTAAATAAAACTCGCGCAGCTGAGATG harbors:
- a CDS encoding SMI1/KNR4 family protein, giving the protein MPIKLDEIERREQLGFQLPSQLREFYLEIGSGYLVAPYNTMNENYHFGNSNEILPPMVVAEFYKPLGHDPCGEEPEEWLYSSDEQYVMDH